One genomic region from Thermomicrobium sp. 4228-Ro encodes:
- a CDS encoding ABC transporter ATP-binding protein: protein MSGAPLVRLAGVWKWYSDGARPAVRDLWLEVTRHELLAILGPSGCGKTTTLRLIAGLERPDEGVIEIGGCIVAEGRRFLPPEERGVGLVFQDYALFPHLTVEENIAFGLWRLSRGERKRRVDELLSLLGLEEYRSRYPHQLSGGQQQRVAIARALAPYPAVLLLDEPFANLDAELRHRMREELRRLLREVGVTVVLVTHDRDEALALADRVAVMLDGTIGQVDSPERVYHEPRTREVAKLLGQANFVPARIWGSVGRSDLGTFALDGVSTVSKEIELLIRPRDVILEPHPQGVAVVVDRRFVGAETIYRVRLRCGITVETSQPPSVELAIGERVEVRCNRGRLAAFVGSDRIGLAELLDGVQQVSAEHTAMD from the coding sequence GTGAGCGGTGCTCCACTGGTCCGGCTGGCTGGTGTCTGGAAATGGTATTCCGACGGCGCGCGCCCGGCCGTGCGGGATCTCTGGCTCGAGGTGACCAGACACGAATTGCTCGCCATTCTCGGCCCGAGCGGCTGTGGAAAGACCACGACGCTGCGGCTGATCGCAGGTTTGGAACGACCCGACGAGGGAGTCATCGAAATCGGTGGCTGTATCGTTGCCGAGGGTCGTCGTTTTCTGCCTCCTGAAGAGCGAGGTGTGGGACTGGTCTTCCAGGACTACGCGCTCTTCCCGCATTTGACGGTGGAGGAAAACATCGCGTTCGGACTCTGGCGGCTGTCGCGAGGCGAGCGCAAACGGCGTGTCGATGAACTGCTGAGTCTCCTGGGGCTCGAGGAATACCGTTCGCGGTATCCGCATCAACTCTCCGGGGGGCAACAGCAACGCGTGGCGATCGCGCGAGCCCTGGCGCCGTATCCCGCGGTCCTGCTGCTGGACGAGCCCTTCGCCAACCTCGATGCCGAGTTACGCCACCGGATGCGGGAGGAGTTGCGGCGTCTGCTCCGTGAGGTAGGTGTCACGGTCGTGCTCGTGACGCATGACCGCGACGAGGCGCTCGCGCTCGCCGATCGGGTCGCGGTCATGTTGGACGGGACGATCGGACAAGTCGACAGCCCGGAACGGGTGTACCATGAACCGCGTACCCGCGAGGTCGCAAAACTGCTCGGGCAGGCGAATTTCGTGCCTGCACGCATTTGGGGATCGGTTGGGCGGAGCGACCTCGGCACGTTCGCGCTCGACGGGGTGTCAACCGTGTCGAAGGAGATAGAACTCTTGATCCGACCCCGGGACGTCATCCTCGAGCCCCATCCACAGGGGGTCGCCGTCGTTGTCGACCGTCGTTTCGTCGGAGCTGAGACCATCTACCGTGTTCGTCTGCGCTGTGGTATCACGGTCGAGACAAGCCAGCCACCGTCCGTCGAGCTGGCGATCGGCGAGCGAGTCGAGGTTCGCTGCAATCGTGGACGACTGGCTGCCTTCGTCGGCAGCGACCGAATCGGGCTCGCCGAACTCCTCGACGGCGTGCAGCAGGTTTCGGCCGAGCACACTGCGATGGACTGA
- the chrA gene encoding chromate efflux transporter produces MSVSEAPPVRTSLAETDSEQGGHLTEVALVALKLGCLAFGGPAAHIAMLREEVVVRRHWLSEQEFLDLLGITNLIPGPNSTEMVIQCSYRRAGWPGLLVGGILFIFPAAAIVLVLAWLYVRWGTVPAAIWLLEGVKPVLLAIIGQAIWSLGKLAIRRTIRIVLALLVFLLYLAGVHELLLLAGAALAMLVFRIGRRRAESFALAPVGALATSTVPVGSASAPVSLLELFLTLLKIGSVLYGSGYVLLAFLRRDFVERLAWLTDQQLLDAIAVGQVTPGPVFTTATFIGYLVAGLPGALLATIAIFLPAFVFVAVVRPVAPRLRRSSWLASLLDGLNVAAVALMAGVLWELGRTAIGDPLSGFLAIGALVALLRFKVNSAWLIIAGGAIGVATRLV; encoded by the coding sequence ATGAGCGTGAGCGAGGCACCACCGGTGCGAACCAGTCTCGCCGAAACGGACAGCGAGCAGGGCGGCCATCTCACTGAAGTCGCACTCGTGGCGCTCAAACTCGGCTGCCTCGCCTTCGGGGGGCCAGCTGCCCATATCGCGATGCTGCGCGAAGAGGTCGTCGTTCGTCGGCACTGGCTCAGCGAGCAGGAGTTCCTCGACCTTCTCGGAATCACGAACCTCATCCCGGGGCCGAACTCGACCGAGATGGTCATCCAATGCAGCTATCGCCGAGCCGGTTGGCCGGGTCTCCTCGTCGGTGGGATACTCTTCATCTTCCCGGCTGCCGCGATCGTTCTCGTCCTCGCCTGGCTCTACGTCCGTTGGGGCACCGTGCCAGCAGCGATCTGGCTCCTCGAGGGAGTGAAGCCGGTTCTCCTCGCCATCATCGGCCAGGCGATCTGGAGCTTGGGGAAGCTCGCCATCCGGCGAACGATCCGGATCGTGCTGGCTTTGCTGGTCTTCCTCCTCTACCTCGCTGGCGTCCACGAACTCCTGCTGCTCGCGGGTGCTGCACTCGCCATGCTGGTGTTCCGTATCGGGCGACGTCGCGCGGAGTCGTTCGCGCTCGCGCCCGTGGGTGCGCTCGCGACCAGCACGGTTCCCGTCGGTAGTGCGAGCGCACCGGTCAGTCTGCTCGAACTGTTCCTCACCTTGCTCAAGATCGGCTCGGTCCTGTACGGGAGTGGGTACGTGCTCCTGGCCTTCTTGCGGCGCGACTTCGTCGAACGGCTCGCCTGGTTGACCGACCAGCAACTCCTGGACGCGATCGCGGTCGGGCAGGTGACGCCGGGACCGGTCTTCACGACGGCGACCTTCATCGGGTATCTGGTAGCGGGCCTACCGGGCGCATTGCTCGCGACGATCGCGATCTTTCTGCCAGCTTTCGTCTTCGTCGCAGTGGTCCGGCCAGTGGCGCCGCGGTTGCGCCGCTCTTCTTGGCTCGCATCGCTCCTGGACGGTCTGAACGTGGCGGCAGTCGCGCTCATGGCCGGTGTGCTGTGGGAACTCGGACGCACGGCGATCGGCGATCCGCTGAGCGGGTTCTTGGCGATCGGAGCGCTCGTCGCGCTCCTCCGCTTCAAGGTGAATTCGGCCTGGCTCATCATCGCTGGTGGGGCGATCGGGGTCGCGACCCGTCTCGTCTGA
- a CDS encoding recombinase A: MPVSRSSGCGECVVGDEVELVSEAASASRADDPRRERIAWLRQLIVERFGPHVLLDPACLALDADCVRPAMPPGSARSPRFLSTDLLGLDLVLGGGLPRGRLIELAGPPYSGKRTLAGWFVRAVQRSGGWVAYLDAAHSVDFDRLYHWGVAVLDLLVALPQSVTEALELARFLVLSGALDLVVLDLPPHLARRPELDRGLRQLRPLLRGLPAAFVVVRDRVDTHALAAAQVRLRVEPIAQLVRPGLLAAHALPESLRVRVHVERSPLWPPRDPPVPIELCLREGVRVALERIDLGLALGVVRLHPLGLVFAETILGRTRETAAARLQDDPSLRSRVEEEIRACWLSSDRSLAARTAP; encoded by the coding sequence GTGCCGGTATCGCGAAGCTCTGGTTGCGGAGAGTGCGTTGTCGGAGACGAGGTAGAACTCGTTTCGGAAGCTGCGAGCGCGAGTCGCGCGGACGATCCCCGTCGCGAGCGGATCGCCTGGCTCCGCCAGCTCATCGTCGAGCGTTTCGGCCCGCACGTGTTGCTCGATCCTGCATGCCTGGCGTTGGATGCTGACTGCGTTCGACCGGCGATGCCGCCCGGTTCGGCTAGAAGCCCACGGTTCCTCTCGACCGATCTCCTCGGGCTCGATCTTGTGCTCGGCGGTGGCCTTCCCCGGGGCCGGCTGATCGAGCTGGCTGGCCCACCCTACTCCGGCAAGCGGACACTGGCTGGCTGGTTCGTCCGGGCTGTGCAGCGCAGCGGTGGTTGGGTCGCCTACCTCGATGCGGCGCACAGCGTCGACTTCGATCGCCTGTATCACTGGGGTGTCGCTGTCCTCGACCTCCTCGTCGCGCTCCCGCAATCCGTCACCGAGGCGCTCGAGCTCGCGCGCTTTCTCGTGCTGTCCGGTGCGCTCGACCTCGTCGTGCTCGACCTTCCACCGCACCTCGCGCGGCGGCCGGAACTCGACCGCGGTCTCCGCCAGCTCCGTCCGCTCCTGCGCGGTCTGCCGGCAGCGTTCGTCGTCGTCCGCGATCGAGTGGACACGCACGCGCTCGCCGCTGCACAGGTACGACTTCGGGTCGAGCCGATCGCTCAGCTCGTCCGACCGGGACTGCTCGCGGCGCATGCTTTGCCCGAGAGCTTGCGCGTCCGTGTCCACGTCGAACGTAGCCCGCTGTGGCCGCCGCGCGATCCGCCGGTACCGATCGAGTTGTGCCTGCGCGAAGGAGTGCGTGTCGCGCTCGAACGGATCGATCTCGGTCTAGCGCTCGGCGTCGTCCGTCTGCATCCACTCGGCCTGGTTTTCGCTGAAACCATCCTCGGTCGAACGCGTGAGACCGCGGCAGCGCGTCTCCAGGACGATCCGTCACTCCGGTCACGGGTGGAGGAGGAGATCCGTGCCTGTTGGCTATCTAGCGATCGATCGCTGGCCGCACGAACCGCTCCCTGA
- a CDS encoding DNA polymerase III subunit alpha: MCAPYAELHVHSCFSLLDAPCQPEQLVERAATLGYEHLALTDHDALHGVVRFVRAAERAGIHPIVGAEVTMEDGSHLTLLAEDERGYATLARLLSAARLGWPTPEGPGETESALAGSSERRAVALPWRWLTEYHEGLLVLTGCRRGPLAQALARGERAAALAQARWLARVFGSDRCFVELQEHGERGDRERCAELAALASATGLPVVATGNVHYLDEQGWRLQDILVCIREGITVDTPHPARKTSAAYRLVAPATMAQRFRSVPTALVNTLRIAERCQVALDFRHVRFPPLPHLVPPGETPMQTLRRWAYEGAQRRYGTLTEPVVRQLEHELGVIERLGVAEFFLICADLANRFRGRGRGSAADSLVAYCLGITQVDPLAHRLLFERFLNEERPSMPDIDIDFGLEDRERALAYVYATYGVEHAAMVCNYVTFQTRSAIRDLGRVLGLPAEIVDELAKSQGRLGERLAEVARLLAPRLSGEQRRRLAWLVRLAPQLEDIPRHLSVHVGGMVIAGRPVVELTTVEPSRMPGRIVLGWDKRDIEEAGLIKTDLLCVRALSVVHQAVELVERTTGVRIDLDRLPLDDPAVYRQLQVADTIGTYQVESRAQQQSLPRTRPERFEDLIAQVAIIRPGPIQGGMVHPYIRRRQGIEPVRFLHPKLEPILRETLGVILYQEQVLEVAMAIAGMTPGQADAFRRAMGSKRSRAAMEALRGDFLAGAERNGVPRPVAERIFAQMAAFAEFGFCKSHAAALAQTAYETLWLRAHYPAALLCALLNNQPMGFYAPEVLIWDALRRGIRVLPPDVTVSEVRATLTGDPVRGPVRLGLAAVRGIGTAVAERIVAARADRPFRDPADVVRRAALTPEQVEALVLVGAFETLAPGIGRRELLWQLLAVARECPDCPRLLEVPEPEPVLPPLDLVEQTFLDYAILGFCLDRHLMELYERQRRILRVVPAARLRTLPHGVTARVAGLVVCRQAPPTARGVLFLTLEDETGLVNVIVPPPVREQYRTMLRRQPVLVIDGRVEREGSLASLVAEEVRPLGRPLGPVAERVGTLSHDFR; encoded by the coding sequence ATGTGTGCACCGTACGCCGAACTCCATGTGCATTCGTGTTTCTCGCTCCTCGACGCCCCATGCCAGCCTGAACAACTGGTCGAACGAGCAGCGACACTCGGCTACGAGCACCTCGCCCTCACCGACCACGATGCGCTGCACGGTGTCGTTCGCTTCGTCCGCGCTGCCGAGCGAGCCGGTATCCACCCGATCGTCGGTGCCGAGGTGACGATGGAGGACGGGAGCCATCTCACGCTCCTGGCTGAGGACGAACGCGGCTATGCGACGCTCGCGCGTCTTCTGTCAGCGGCGCGACTCGGTTGGCCGACGCCCGAGGGACCGGGGGAGACGGAATCGGCACTTGCTGGCTCGTCCGAGCGACGAGCGGTCGCGCTACCCTGGCGCTGGCTGACCGAGTACCACGAGGGACTTCTCGTCCTCACTGGGTGCCGGCGAGGGCCGCTCGCACAGGCGCTCGCTCGGGGAGAGCGAGCCGCGGCGCTGGCGCAAGCTCGCTGGTTGGCGCGCGTCTTCGGTAGCGATCGCTGCTTCGTCGAGCTCCAGGAGCACGGCGAACGCGGAGACCGCGAGCGCTGCGCCGAGCTGGCTGCGCTCGCGAGCGCGACCGGCCTGCCGGTCGTCGCCACCGGGAACGTCCACTATCTCGACGAACAGGGCTGGCGTCTGCAGGATATCCTCGTCTGCATCCGCGAGGGTATCACGGTCGATACGCCCCATCCAGCCCGCAAGACGTCGGCAGCGTACCGGCTCGTCGCACCAGCGACGATGGCGCAGCGGTTTCGTTCCGTGCCGACTGCTCTCGTGAACACACTGCGCATCGCCGAACGCTGCCAGGTTGCGCTCGATTTCCGGCACGTCCGCTTCCCACCGTTGCCCCACCTCGTGCCACCCGGCGAGACACCGATGCAGACTTTACGACGCTGGGCATACGAAGGAGCACAGCGCCGCTACGGCACGCTGACCGAGCCGGTCGTCCGGCAACTCGAGCACGAGCTCGGGGTCATCGAGCGGCTCGGCGTCGCTGAGTTCTTTCTCATCTGTGCCGATCTCGCCAATCGCTTCCGTGGTCGTGGCCGCGGATCGGCAGCGGACTCGCTCGTCGCCTATTGTCTCGGCATCACACAGGTCGATCCGCTCGCCCATCGCCTGCTCTTCGAGCGTTTCCTCAACGAGGAACGCCCCTCCATGCCGGATATCGACATCGATTTCGGCCTCGAGGACCGCGAGCGGGCGCTCGCCTACGTCTACGCCACCTACGGTGTCGAGCACGCCGCGATGGTTTGTAATTACGTCACCTTCCAAACCCGGAGCGCGATCCGTGACCTCGGTCGTGTGCTCGGCTTGCCAGCCGAGATCGTCGATGAACTGGCGAAGAGCCAGGGACGCCTGGGCGAGCGGCTCGCCGAGGTTGCACGGCTCCTGGCTCCGCGCCTGTCCGGCGAGCAGCGTCGTCGTCTCGCCTGGCTGGTGCGCTTGGCTCCACAGCTCGAGGACATCCCTCGGCATCTTTCCGTCCATGTCGGAGGAATGGTGATCGCGGGTCGGCCGGTCGTGGAACTCACCACTGTCGAGCCGTCCCGAATGCCTGGTCGTATCGTGCTCGGCTGGGACAAGCGGGACATCGAGGAAGCCGGACTCATCAAGACCGACCTGCTCTGTGTCCGTGCACTCTCGGTCGTCCACCAGGCAGTCGAGCTCGTCGAGCGCACGACTGGCGTCCGCATCGATCTCGATCGGCTCCCGCTCGACGACCCAGCAGTGTACCGGCAGCTCCAGGTGGCCGACACGATCGGCACGTATCAGGTCGAGAGTCGGGCCCAGCAGCAGAGCTTACCGCGCACTCGCCCGGAACGGTTCGAGGATCTGATCGCCCAGGTCGCGATCATCCGGCCAGGGCCGATACAAGGCGGGATGGTGCATCCCTATATCCGCCGGCGCCAGGGGATCGAGCCGGTCCGCTTTCTCCATCCCAAGCTCGAGCCGATCCTGCGCGAGACCCTCGGTGTGATCCTGTACCAGGAGCAGGTGCTCGAGGTCGCGATGGCGATCGCGGGGATGACGCCTGGTCAGGCCGATGCCTTCCGCCGGGCGATGGGCAGCAAGCGCTCGCGGGCCGCGATGGAGGCCTTGCGCGGTGACTTCCTGGCTGGTGCCGAACGGAACGGTGTGCCGCGGCCGGTCGCCGAGCGGATCTTCGCCCAGATGGCAGCGTTCGCCGAGTTCGGCTTCTGCAAGAGCCATGCTGCAGCGTTGGCACAAACGGCCTACGAGACGCTCTGGCTACGGGCGCACTACCCAGCTGCACTGCTCTGTGCGCTCTTGAATAACCAGCCGATGGGCTTCTACGCGCCCGAAGTCCTGATCTGGGATGCGCTGCGCCGCGGTATCCGCGTTCTCCCACCGGATGTCACCGTAAGCGAAGTACGGGCGACTCTGACAGGTGATCCAGTTCGTGGGCCGGTTCGGCTCGGCCTGGCTGCTGTCCGCGGTATCGGGACAGCAGTAGCCGAGCGGATCGTTGCTGCACGGGCTGACCGTCCCTTCCGTGATCCCGCTGACGTGGTACGTCGGGCTGCGCTCACCCCGGAGCAGGTCGAAGCACTCGTTCTCGTGGGAGCGTTCGAGACGCTCGCTCCAGGAATCGGCCGCCGCGAGCTGCTCTGGCAACTGCTCGCGGTCGCACGAGAATGCCCAGATTGCCCACGACTGCTCGAGGTGCCTGAGCCGGAACCGGTGTTGCCACCGCTCGATCTCGTCGAGCAGACGTTCCTGGACTATGCGATCCTCGGATTCTGCCTCGACCGGCATCTCATGGAGTTGTACGAGCGGCAGCGACGGATCCTGCGCGTCGTCCCGGCAGCACGGCTCCGCACGCTCCCGCATGGCGTGACAGCGCGCGTCGCTGGACTCGTCGTCTGTCGGCAAGCACCTCCGACGGCCCGTGGCGTGCTCTTCCTCACGCTCGAAGACGAGACCGGACTCGTCAACGTGATCGTGCCGCCACCAGTGCGTGAGCAGTACCGGACGATGCTCCGTCGGCAACCGGTGCTGGTGATCGATGGGCGTGTCGAGCGCGAGGGATCACTGGCCAGCCTGGTCGCTGAGGAGGTGCGACCGCTCGGCCGACCGCTCGGCCCGGTCGCAGAGCGGGTCGGGACGCTCTCGCACGATTTCCGCTGA
- a CDS encoding RrF2 family transcriptional regulator: MLSRTSRYALLATIVLAQHPNEWMTARDLALATAIPANYLTKILHTMARARVLRSQRGREGGFRLARPPERVRLAEIVSLFEEPHFLSYCLLGTETCPADRPCIAHDRWLAVVEAVARFLDETTLADIARATDGGPVGPLGVLVSGSGALERTVGGEQGVRDESFS, from the coding sequence ATGCTCTCGCGAACGAGTCGGTACGCCTTGCTCGCAACGATCGTCCTCGCGCAGCACCCAAACGAATGGATGACTGCACGCGATCTCGCGTTGGCCACGGCGATCCCCGCCAACTACCTTACGAAGATCCTCCATACGATGGCGCGTGCGCGTGTGCTCCGCTCGCAACGCGGACGTGAAGGAGGCTTTCGCTTGGCTCGACCGCCCGAGCGAGTGAGGCTCGCTGAGATTGTCTCGCTCTTCGAAGAACCGCATTTCCTCAGCTACTGCCTGCTCGGCACCGAAACCTGCCCAGCTGATCGTCCCTGTATCGCGCACGACCGTTGGCTGGCTGTGGTCGAGGCCGTCGCGCGCTTCCTCGACGAGACGACGCTGGCTGATATCGCGCGTGCGACGGATGGCGGGCCGGTCGGGCCGCTCGGCGTGCTTGTGTCTGGCAGTGGAGCCTTGGAACGGACGGTTGGAGGAGAACAGGGGGTTCGCGATGAGTCTTTCAGCTGA
- a CDS encoding DUF2249 domain-containing protein: MELDVRDVPPPQRHPLIFRTFEELAPGQAFVLVNDHDPKPLYYQFQAELAGQFTWDDLERGPQVWRVRIGKVG; the protein is encoded by the coding sequence ATCGAGCTCGACGTGCGGGACGTACCACCGCCGCAGCGGCATCCGCTCATCTTCAGGACGTTCGAGGAATTGGCACCCGGTCAGGCCTTCGTACTCGTGAACGATCACGATCCGAAGCCGCTCTACTACCAGTTCCAGGCAGAACTGGCTGGCCAGTTCACCTGGGACGACCTCGAGCGTGGTCCGCAGGTCTGGCGCGTCCGTATCGGAAAGGTCGGCTGA